From the genome of Uranotaenia lowii strain MFRU-FL chromosome 1, ASM2978415v1, whole genome shotgun sequence, one region includes:
- the LOC129738568 gene encoding coagulation factor XII-like, translated as MQTSTIITLVMRLPFLFAAPESNITDGYRPNLQPATSECGYPAATFLKPLIVNGESASAAGRWPWHASIWHRTSKKSYNYVCGGTLISEFYVLTAGHCASVDGNPMNERLIAVQLGSTKQNLLKKGFPVQTLQVTEVILHQGFSPRSFNDDLALLALRTKAMLNEFVRPICLPPSGDETVDLQGREAVTVGFGMTESAETSDYLRELAIPIVSYVTCLESNREVFGRALSAGVICAGNTQGSTVCNGDSGGGLYTREPEDGRWVLRGVTSFTAQRGWNDSSCSLRDYSAFVNVANYGGWIRYAMEHDEQEGFFKDRSVTTVRTEELKPVKKPLEKRICEKKCREYRRKGLTVLENNGPGQKYLYKDEKPKGLAYYISDDYAITTADLALECIANGSICHDISKKRVQEVIPHPEFRGGRDYNVALLLFSPADEPLWCISANLDRKLYFEGRQMLLSAVSEEAPTWMEFDIDAFIPSKRGAVVYNDHRDLAGLMHYPAGDPVVMTNVPAVLDWIESIVWKK; from the exons ATGCAAACGAGTACGATCATCACTCTGGTCATGCGGTTGCCGTTCCTATTTGCGGCACCCGAATCGAACATCACCGATGGATATCGCCCAAATCTTCAACCGGCAACATCAGAATGTGGCTATCCGGCTGCAACCTTCCTGAAACCGTTGATCGTCAATGGGGAATCGGCATCAGCAGCAGGTCGCTGGCCCTGGCACGCTTCAATCTGGCATCGAACTTCCAAAAAGTCGTACAATTATGTTTGCGGGGGAACGCTCATTAGTGAATTTTACGTGCTAACGGCTGGCCATTGTGCCTCGGTCGATGGGAATCCCATGAATGAGCGGCTGATTGCAGTGCAACTAGGTTCTACCAAGCAAAACCTACTGAAAAAAGGATTTCCAGTGCAGACTCTTCAAGTGACAGAGGTAATTCTCCATCAAGGTTTTTCCCCGCGGAGCTTCAATGATGATCTAGCGCTGCTGGCACTGCGCACTAAGGCAATGCTAAATGAATTCGTACGGCCAATTTGCTTGCCACCGTCTGGTGATGAAACGGTTGATCTTCAAGGAAGGGAAGCCGTTACGGTTGGATTCGGAATGACGGAAAGTGCGGAAACTTCCGATTACTTGCGCGAGCTGGCAATACCGATCGTGAGTTACGTCACCTGTTTGGAGAGCAATCGAGAGGTTTTCGGAAGGGCTCTTTCGGCTGGGGTCATTTGTGCCGGCAACACCCAGGGAAGTACGGTTTGCAATGGAGACAGCGGGGGTGGATTGTACACCAGAGAACCGGAAGACGGACGCTGGGTATTACGGGGCGTCACCAGTTTTACGGCACAACGTGGCTGGAATGACAGCAGCTGCAGCTTGCGGGACTATTCGGCATTCGTGAATGTGGCCAACTATGGCGGTTGGATCCGATATGCAATGGAACACGACGAACAGGAGGGATTTTTTAAGGATCGTTCCGTTACAACCGTTAGGACCGAAGAGCTGAAACCGGTCAAGAAACCGCTCGAGAAACGGATTTGCGAGAAGA aATGTCGGGAGTATCGACGCAAAGGTCTTACAGTCCTCGAAAATAATGGACCCGGTCAA AAATACCTGTACAAGGACGAAAAACCGAAGGGTCTGGCGTACTACATTAGCGATGACTACGCTATTACTACTGCCGATTTAGCACTGGAGTGCATCGCCAATGGGTCCATTTGCCACGACATATCCAAGAAGCGGGTACAGGAAGTGATTCCTCATCCGGAGTTCCGTGGTGGTCGAGATTACAATGTTGCCCTTTTGCTGTTCTCGCCAGCCGATGA accGCTGTGGTGCATTTCAGCGAATCTGGATCGTAAACTAT ATTTCGAAGGTCGACAAATGCTGCTTAGTGCGGTTTCGGAGGAAGCACCCACGTGGATGGAGTTTGATATCGATGCTTTCATTCCGAGCAAACGCGGGGCGGTTGTATACAACGACCATAGGGATCTGGCAGGGCTGATGCACTATCCGGCAGGGGATCCGGTTGTCATGACCAATGTGCCTGCAGTGCTCGATTGGATCGAATCCATCGTTTGGAAAAAGTGA